The Halomonas sp. 'Soap Lake #6' genomic sequence CGTGTGGGCGATAGTATGCGCTTAGCCACCTCCATTGGCAGCATTGATGCGGGAGCAGTGGTGGTAGCGACTGGCGGGCTCTCAATTCCGACGATGGGGGCAACGGGGTTTGGCTATGAGCTTGCCTGTCAGTTTGGTTTAGAGGTACTGGCTACTCGCCCTGGCTTAGTGCCGTTTACGCTCAGCGATACTTGGAAAGAGCGGGCCGCCGAGCTTTCGGGAATCAGCCTGCCATCAGCCGTTAGCTGTAATGGACGTCGGTTTGTTGAGCCGATGCTATTCACCCATCGGGGGCTTTCTGGGCCTGCAATGTTGCAAATATCCAGCGTTTGGCAGCCGGGTGACTCAATTGAAATTGACTTACTGCCGGATGAAAACGCAGCCGCTTCGCTACGCGATGCACGTAACAGTACCCCCAAGCGTCAGCTGTCTACTTGGCTTGGTGAGCGCTTTCCTAAGCGATTCACACAGGCGCTACTTGAGTGGGGGCCTGACAGCGACCAGGCTCGGCCCTTGGCACACTATAGCAATGATGCATTGGATAGTTGGGCAGCACGGCTGAATCAATGGCAGCTAAAACCGGCAGGTACAGAAGGGTGGAGGACGGCTGAAGTAACGATGGGTGGTGTTAGTACAGACGCAGTTTCTTCAAAAACGTTTGAAGTGAAAAGCCTGCCACAGCTACGCTTTATTGGAGAGGTGCTTGATGTAACCGGTGAACTGGGAGGGTACAACTTCCAATGGGCATGGGCGAGCGGTGTTGCCTGCGGAGAATCCTGTTAGCCGCACCGGTGATTGCAACCGTTGATGCGGCTTCAGAGGGCGGGCGGCTGGAGTGCTGTTGTCGGATAGCTACTGCCAAGAGGCCACTTTTGTCAGTGAGCTAGCTTCTGCCACCAGTGAGCTTTTGCTACCAGGGAGCTTTTGCTAAGAAGTCACTTTAGCCAACAGCTTAAACTTACGAAATAGCATATAACCTGCTAGCGCTTTACGTCCTGCCGCCATTGCACCACCAGGGTGGCGTATTAACCTGAAGGCAGCGATGCCACCAATCACGTACAGCGGTAGTTTCAGGCTGCGCCAATGCCTATCTATGGGGGCAGATGCGCTTAGCAGGTAATTGCTATTCACTAAGATATCAACGCGTTGCTGCTCTAGGTCAGCTAGTAGGGCAGCTTTACGTTCTGCGCGTGTTGGCGGTTTAGCGGCGGTTTTGGGAGATGTCATCGTCATTTGTCTCCAGTAACGCACGGTCGGCAGCCAGCTGTTTTAACGTCTCCTTTAGCAGCGTATGACGTTTAGCTTGGCGTAGTGCAACAAAAGCAAGCAAGAAACTCAGCGCAATCAGCACAAACGCACTGACGCCGATAGCGGTGAGACGATAAGTATCCCAAAAAAGCACGACCACTAATGCCGTTAACGTCGCGATTCCCAACAGCAGAAGCAGTAGGCTAGCGCCCGCTAAAAGTATTAGGGTCAGTAGACGTGCGCGTTCCTCTTCAAGCTCCAAAACCGCCAAACGCAGGCGGGTTTCACCATTAGCGATCAGTGAACTTAGTAAGCGTTTGGCGGCAGAGAATACGCGTTGGGTTGGCCCTAAAGCCATTAGCGACGACCGAGCAGCATACCAACGATCAAACCAGCGGCTGCACCGATGCCGATGCTTGTCCAGGGGTTTTCATGTACGTAACGGTCGCAGCAATCAACTTGGTGAGAGAGAGTTTCGCGTGTTTCGTCATAAAGGCGCTCGCCTTTTGCCTCTAGCCGTGAGCGGGTATCTTTTAAACGACGCTCAGCACGCTCACGTAAATCGCGCATTTCACCACTTGCGTCTTTTGAGGTAGCGTTGACCAGCTCTTCAACCGTTTCGCTGAGATGGCGTAGATCTTCTTTAAGCTGATCAGCACGAGTGGAGGAGTCAGTGTTACGTTTAGCCATGATGTCTTCCTTTGACGAGTGAATAAATACGGCTTCAGCCTAAGCATAGCAGCCGTCGCTCAGTAGACAACCTCTTATCTCTAGCGGTTCAGTCCTGTAGCACTAAATACAGGGTTCAAGCTGAAGCCAATGCTAATGCGGTGTACCCGGTTGTCGTAATCGATCATGCTTTCACCATAGCCATAGTAGTACTGCAGGTGCGCCCGCAGGCTATTGAAAGCAGGCCAGCTATAGTCGATTTGGGTTCCGTAATTGCCCGCGCTAGGGTTTCCGCGGACTAAGCCTTCAATTTCATGGTTATTACTTAGCCGTTTAGCTAGCCGGATGTCGCCATAGCCCATAAAACGGTGAATATCAGGGTTATCATCGCTGTTGTCGGACTCTGGTACACGCCAATAGGGGGCCAGGGTCAGCGCCCAGTCACCGCGCTGAAAGGTACTCTCCATATAAACTCGGTTCCAGCTACGGGAGAGTGGGTCTGAACGACCGTTAGACTGGTGATTAAAGGAAAACCGGTTGCGGGTATTTACCCAGCCCAATGCGCGCCATGCATTGTCAAAATCGATGAAGATTTCCGGCTCATAGTTAGTTTCTCTGAAGGGAGAAGAGGCATCGGTATTGTAAGCTTGCCACCAGCTACGCTGGGTGTAGCCAAAATAAACGTCGCCAATATCGCCAAACACATTCTCCGCCAGGTTGAACTTGGCGCTAAACTGGAACTTTACCTCTGCGCTGTTCGGAGAGCTCTCCTCTGTGATATTGCGAAAGTTCTCAGCATTTTGGTGAGTGCTATAGCTCACAGGGAATAAATAGTTGGCGCGGTGAGTCGTTATCGAAAAAGGGTTTCGGGAAGACTCTTGCTCAAGCTGTCGGCGCTCATTCAGGTCTTCAAGCGCCATTTCCTCGGGAAGAAGCTCCACCGGCAAATCCAGCGCCGCATCTTCTGGCTCATCAATTTGCTGCAGCTGCTGGTGCAGTTGATGAAGCTCGGTATTTAAAGCACGAATACGTGCTTCGACTGCCTCTCTAGAGTCGGCTAGCGCGCTGCTAGTAGTGAGCGTTTGTGCGCCTAAGAGTAGGATAAAGCCTGTACACAGCAGTTTTCGGGTGACCATCAACGTGGCTCGCAAATAAAGATTAAACAGTTATCAGCGTCGTTACTATACAGTCTATAGGCACAAGTCAACTACTCTAGATTGCGCTGTAGGAGAGAACGTCTGACAATGGCGCCTCTTCCCGAAATTGTGGGTTTTCAGTGCCGATGAGGTCTATGAGACGTGGTGAGATTCGCAGTCAAGGTGGTCATAAAAATCGTTTGGGTATTGGCCCTGGTTATCGGGAGCAGCGTCACTGCGGTAGGTGCTGATACCCTCGAGGGCGTGCCGACCAAAGAGCAGCTG encodes the following:
- a CDS encoding NAD(P)/FAD-dependent oxidoreductase, which gives rise to MVYDVVVIGAGAAGLMCAAQAGYAGRRVLVLDHAKKAGKKILMSGGGRCNFTNLGTTPQHFYSENPYFCISALKRYRPEHFVSLVERHGVEYVEKAPGQLFCATSAKEILRVLLTECEWAGVEIALSTHITSVERVGDSMRLATSIGSIDAGAVVVATGGLSIPTMGATGFGYELACQFGLEVLATRPGLVPFTLSDTWKERAAELSGISLPSAVSCNGRRFVEPMLFTHRGLSGPAMLQISSVWQPGDSIEIDLLPDENAAASLRDARNSTPKRQLSTWLGERFPKRFTQALLEWGPDSDQARPLAHYSNDALDSWAARLNQWQLKPAGTEGWRTAEVTMGGVSTDAVSSKTFEVKSLPQLRFIGEVLDVTGELGGYNFQWAWASGVACGESC
- a CDS encoding YqjK family protein gives rise to the protein MTMTSPKTAAKPPTRAERKAALLADLEQQRVDILVNSNYLLSASAPIDRHWRSLKLPLYVIGGIAAFRLIRHPGGAMAAGRKALAGYMLFRKFKLLAKVTS
- a CDS encoding phage holin family protein, yielding MALGPTQRVFSAAKRLLSSLIANGETRLRLAVLELEEERARLLTLILLAGASLLLLLLGIATLTALVVVLFWDTYRLTAIGVSAFVLIALSFLLAFVALRQAKRHTLLKETLKQLAADRALLETNDDDISQNRR
- a CDS encoding DUF883 family protein; the encoded protein is MAKRNTDSSTRADQLKEDLRHLSETVEELVNATSKDASGEMRDLRERAERRLKDTRSRLEAKGERLYDETRETLSHQVDCCDRYVHENPWTSIGIGAAAGLIVGMLLGRR
- a CDS encoding phospholipase A, whose product is MVTRKLLCTGFILLLGAQTLTTSSALADSREAVEARIRALNTELHQLHQQLQQIDEPEDAALDLPVELLPEEMALEDLNERRQLEQESSRNPFSITTHRANYLFPVSYSTHQNAENFRNITEESSPNSAEVKFQFSAKFNLAENVFGDIGDVYFGYTQRSWWQAYNTDASSPFRETNYEPEIFIDFDNAWRALGWVNTRNRFSFNHQSNGRSDPLSRSWNRVYMESTFQRGDWALTLAPYWRVPESDNSDDNPDIHRFMGYGDIRLAKRLSNNHEIEGLVRGNPSAGNYGTQIDYSWPAFNSLRAHLQYYYGYGESMIDYDNRVHRISIGFSLNPVFSATGLNR